In Pleurocapsa sp. PCC 7319, the following are encoded in one genomic region:
- a CDS encoding methyl-accepting chemotaxis protein, translated as MSENQVQSEKSKFLLNNKISLQYYLFFTIVPTLLIPLLIACIVSYQIIRDNSVKQLRQKVEQEALLAQKSFSLAIDSAVDISVSVASNPAVLSAIQKGIQKVETEQLNSLAIAEAEKKYATTKTLINDTALNNYLKQTAESSGLAEIFITEKNGFNIAYSQLTSDMIQSDESWWQQGKQVVNYIDQPSLDQSSNSFSIPLIRQIKDPQSGEFLGVIKSVLPVSTLVALESDNLKNISISGSQSVQSIDIKQKQVLNTFTSQGSTENSAIIGGDAIAVIGEFIALTPQPENITEDQLNDLLPEDSSLKNLRVNQFESVLDQDVVTISFIYQNKEYTLSPIANTTLIISASIDRSEILILGARRIIILPLLIILSILSAIVAITILARKIANPLQDLAAKAELVASGDLNVIVTPSGSRETITLANSFNNLVQKVKQLLQEQSVSLAELQQARSEAETIVQEQKQKNQTIQLQLLGFLDDVEGASGGDLTVRSQINEGEIGIVADFFNSIIENLRDIVTQVKQAADQVNKSVTNNQGTVNQLSHEARQQAEQISQILSSVEQMTRSIQEVAQTAQTAAKVARISYVKAEDGGKSMERTVNSILQLQSTIGETSDKVQSLGTASQQISRVISLINQIAMQTNLLAINASIEAARAGDEGRGFAVVAEEVGDLATQSAAATKEVESIISKIQAEIVQVMEAIEVGNSRAAEGTRLIEDTKQSLQQIVGVSRQIDSLVESISQTTISQAQTSETVTQLIGQIANISERTSDTSQEISHSLTSTVAIAQQLQSSVDTFIVEN; from the coding sequence ATGTCAGAAAATCAAGTACAAAGTGAAAAAAGTAAATTTTTGTTGAACAATAAAATTAGTCTTCAGTACTATTTATTTTTTACTATTGTTCCTACCTTACTCATACCCTTATTAATTGCTTGTATTGTTAGTTATCAGATTATTCGTGACAACTCAGTTAAACAATTGAGACAAAAAGTAGAACAAGAAGCTTTATTAGCGCAAAAAAGTTTCAGTTTGGCAATTGATAGTGCTGTTGATATTTCGGTTTCTGTTGCCTCTAATCCTGCTGTTTTATCGGCTATTCAAAAGGGTATTCAAAAAGTAGAAACAGAGCAATTGAATTCCTTGGCGATCGCCGAAGCGGAAAAAAAATATGCCACAACTAAGACACTGATCAATGATACTGCTCTCAATAATTATCTGAAGCAAACTGCTGAAAGTTCGGGGTTGGCAGAAATATTTATTACGGAAAAAAACGGTTTTAATATTGCCTATTCTCAACTAACTTCCGACATGATTCAAAGCGATGAATCCTGGTGGCAACAAGGCAAACAAGTTGTAAATTATATTGACCAACCCAGTCTAGATCAATCAAGCAACAGCTTTAGTATTCCTCTGATTAGACAGATCAAAGATCCGCAATCTGGAGAATTTTTGGGAGTTATTAAGTCTGTTCTGCCCGTTAGTACTTTAGTAGCACTTGAAAGTGACAACTTAAAAAATATTAGTATCTCTGGCTCACAAAGTGTTCAGTCCATTGATATTAAACAAAAACAGGTTTTAAATACTTTTACTAGTCAAGGAAGTACTGAAAATTCAGCCATTATTGGCGGAGATGCGATCGCTGTAATTGGTGAATTTATTGCTCTTACCCCTCAGCCTGAGAATATCACTGAAGATCAACTTAATGACCTATTACCCGAAGACTCCTCTTTAAAAAACCTGAGGGTTAATCAATTTGAGTCAGTTTTAGACCAAGATGTTGTTACTATTTCCTTTATTTATCAGAATAAAGAATATACCCTTTCTCCTATTGCCAATACTACTTTAATTATTAGTGCTTCTATTGACCGCTCAGAGATATTGATCTTAGGAGCAAGAAGAATAATTATATTGCCATTATTAATCATTTTATCAATACTTTCTGCCATAGTGGCGATCACCATTTTGGCACGAAAAATAGCCAATCCCTTACAAGATTTAGCAGCTAAGGCAGAGCTAGTGGCATCAGGTGATCTAAACGTTATAGTCACTCCTTCAGGTAGCAGGGAAACAATAACTTTAGCCAACAGCTTTAACAATTTGGTGCAAAAAGTAAAACAACTTCTCCAAGAACAAAGTGTTTCCCTCGCAGAATTACAACAAGCTCGTAGCGAAGCAGAAACTATTGTCCAAGAACAAAAGCAAAAAAACCAAACGATTCAACTGCAACTATTAGGATTTTTAGATGATGTAGAAGGTGCTTCAGGTGGCGATTTGACGGTGCGATCGCAAATCAATGAGGGTGAAATTGGGATTGTGGCTGACTTCTTTAATTCGATTATCGAAAATCTTCGGGATATCGTTACTCAAGTAAAACAAGCTGCCGATCAAGTTAATAAGTCAGTAACTAACAATCAAGGGACAGTCAATCAACTAAGTCATGAAGCTCGTCAACAAGCTGAACAAATTAGTCAAATTCTCTCATCTGTAGAGCAAATGACACGTTCAATTCAAGAAGTAGCCCAAACTGCTCAAACTGCAGCTAAAGTTGCTCGCATTTCCTACGTGAAAGCTGAAGATGGCGGCAAAAGTATGGAACGTACAGTAAATAGTATTTTACAATTGCAGTCAACTATTGGCGAAACCTCGGATAAAGTCCAGAGTTTGGGGACAGCTTCGCAACAAATTTCCCGAGTCATTTCTCTTATCAATCAAATTGCCATGCAAACTAATCTGCTAGCAATCAATGCTTCAATAGAAGCAGCTCGGGCGGGAGACGAAGGTCGAGGTTTTGCCGTAGTAGCAGAAGAGGTTGGAGATTTAGCAACTCAATCAGCAGCAGCTACCAAAGAGGTGGAAAGTATTATTTCCAAAATTCAAGCAGAAATTGTGCAAGTAATGGAAGCGATAGAAGTTGGGAATAGCCGAGCAGCAGAAGGAACTCGATTAATAGAAGATACTAAACAAAGTTTGCAGCAAATCGTAGGAGTATCACGTCAGATCGATAGCTTAGTAGAATCTATCTCTCAAACAACTATTTCTCAGGCACAGACTTCGGAGACAGTAACTCAACTAATCGGTCAAATCGCTAATATTTCGGAACGCACTTCTGATACTTCTCAAGAAATATCTCATTCCCTCACATCAACAGTAGCGATCGCGCAACAACTGCAATCATCTGTAGACACTTTTATCGTAGAAAATTAA
- a CDS encoding response regulator codes for MNQSSSSSLVTNTDNNIYPIEVLTQLSEQQLSGCLELTANSVVYYFYLYRGVIAYATNSIKPFERLERHLRRLSHQIPNLKGDFRNSVSLVFDVEAENYVDNPTDYKAISWMATAGHITKEQANILIISLAEEILDSYLILSKNYQYQYLKNAQIKEPLAKLDIINLIQKCQTRLKLWHSFLPQISSAYQRPYFFTKPDASAEQKKIAKILKGFSFRQLAAILNQNELVIVQKFYALIINKTIVIRAPQSPFDLLPTYSAETAKILESTVSQATNTEVKAETKSSELNFDDLPGQKETKKQWKIVCIDDSPSILKEIGRFLEGDEFSVFPITEPLKALMKIIRIKPDLILLDVGMPNIDGYKLCSLVRKYSAFQSTPIVMVTGNKGIIDRAKARLVGATDYMTKPFTQSDLLNIVFKYLS; via the coding sequence ATGAATCAATCATCCTCCAGTAGTCTAGTAACAAATACTGATAATAATATTTATCCGATTGAAGTTTTAACGCAATTATCAGAACAACAACTAAGTGGTTGTTTAGAATTAACAGCTAATTCTGTAGTTTACTATTTCTATCTTTACAGAGGAGTAATTGCCTATGCCACCAATTCTATTAAACCCTTTGAAAGATTAGAAAGACATTTACGCCGTTTAAGTCATCAGATTCCCAATTTAAAAGGCGATTTTCGTAACTCTGTTAGTTTAGTTTTTGATGTTGAAGCTGAGAATTATGTTGACAACCCAACTGATTATAAAGCTATCTCATGGATGGCTACTGCGGGACATATTACTAAAGAACAGGCAAATATATTAATCATAAGTCTAGCTGAAGAAATACTAGATTCTTATTTAATTTTATCTAAAAACTATCAATATCAGTATTTAAAAAATGCTCAAATTAAAGAACCTTTGGCAAAATTAGACATAATTAATCTAATTCAAAAATGCCAAACTAGATTAAAATTATGGCATTCATTTTTACCACAAATATCTTCTGCTTATCAACGTCCATACTTCTTTACTAAACCCGATGCCTCAGCAGAGCAAAAAAAAATAGCTAAAATTTTGAAAGGATTTAGTTTTCGACAGTTAGCTGCTATTCTAAATCAAAATGAGTTAGTAATAGTTCAAAAGTTTTATGCTTTAATTATCAACAAAACTATTGTTATTCGTGCTCCGCAGAGTCCTTTTGACTTACTTCCTACGTATTCAGCCGAAACTGCCAAAATTTTAGAGTCAACTGTTTCTCAAGCGACCAATACAGAAGTCAAAGCTGAGACTAAATCTAGTGAACTAAATTTTGACGATCTACCAGGACAAAAAGAAACAAAAAAACAATGGAAAATAGTTTGTATTGATGATAGTCCGTCAATTTTAAAAGAAATTGGTCGCTTTTTAGAGGGTGATGAATTTTCTGTATTTCCAATTACCGAACCTCTAAAAGCTCTGATGAAAATTATTAGAATCAAGCCAGATCTTATTTTACTTGATGTTGGTATGCCCAATATAGATGGATATAAATTATGTTCTTTAGTCAGAAAATATTCTGCCTTTCAATCAACACCTATTGTTATGGTAACAGGAAATAAAGGCATTATTGATCGTGCTAAAGCTAGACTCGTAGGAGCTACCGACTATATGACTAAACCATTTACTCAATCAGATTTACTCAATATAGTTTTTAAGTATTTGAGTTAG
- a CDS encoding aldo/keto reductase gives MSQKTNRRNFLIGSVAAATVIGSQALTKKSTPASSSTVKSMPERVLGSTQVSLPILGLGGAGRTPISHEGQEAEAIALIEKALELGIKYYDTAASYGPSEERFGKVLPTYRERIYLNSKTAARDYDGAWRELERSLERLQTNYLDSWQLHHVSFTDELDTIFSNRGAIKAVEEAKEQGLIKFSGITGHHEPEVIAEGLRRYDFDTTLISLNAADVHHPRPFSRIVLPVAREKQVGVIAMKVPAYGRLLQPALLSSMEQAMGYSLSLPGVDCCIIAAENPEQLESNVTVARNYTPLDTAQMTQIEQLTIDAGEDGAFFRRWT, from the coding sequence ATGAGCCAAAAAACTAATCGACGTAACTTCCTTATAGGTAGCGTAGCAGCAGCAACAGTTATTGGCAGTCAAGCTCTAACGAAAAAATCAACCCCAGCCTCTTCTTCAACAGTTAAATCCATGCCAGAAAGAGTATTAGGCTCCACTCAGGTAAGCCTACCAATTTTGGGCTTGGGTGGAGCGGGGCGAACTCCCATTTCTCATGAAGGTCAAGAAGCCGAAGCCATTGCTTTGATTGAGAAGGCGTTAGAATTAGGCATCAAATATTACGATACCGCAGCCAGCTATGGACCTTCAGAAGAACGCTTTGGTAAAGTTTTACCGACGTACCGCGAGCGCATTTATCTTAACAGTAAAACCGCAGCCAGAGATTACGATGGTGCTTGGCGAGAATTAGAGCGGTCATTAGAACGTCTCCAGACAAATTATCTCGATTCTTGGCAGTTACATCACGTTTCCTTTACTGATGAATTAGATACCATTTTTAGCAATCGAGGGGCAATCAAAGCGGTTGAAGAAGCTAAAGAGCAAGGATTAATTAAATTTTCGGGAATTACAGGACATCACGAACCAGAAGTTATTGCCGAGGGGTTGCGTCGCTATGATTTTGACACAACTTTGATCTCTCTCAACGCTGCTGATGTTCATCATCCTCGCCCGTTTTCCCGTATCGTCTTACCAGTAGCACGAGAGAAACAGGTCGGTGTAATCGCGATGAAAGTCCCCGCCTACGGTAGATTGCTCCAACCCGCTCTTTTATCTAGTATGGAACAGGCTATGGGGTACAGTCTCTCTTTACCTGGAGTAGATTGTTGCATCATAGCTGCTGAAAACCCCGAACAACTAGAATCGAATGTTACCGTAGCACGCAATTATACTCCTTTAGACACAGCGCAGATGACCCAAATAGAACAATTAACTATCGACGCTGGAGAAGACGGGGCGTTCTTTCGTCGATGGACTTAA
- a CDS encoding DUF99 family protein has translation MNEKKLDFLLRHNRQIRVIGFDDAPFERHTSKPVAVAGVVCSLTRFEGMLWGHIQADGWDSTEQLAQMLLSSKFHAQLHLVLLDGISMGGLNLIELPNLAQQIQLPCVAVMRKFPKLSKMKAAISLLPEPEKRLQILAQAGEIQVQPPFYFQVCGLSAVLTARILQRLTDKGNVPEALRIAHLITSAVLNGESGKRA, from the coding sequence GTGAATGAAAAAAAACTGGACTTTCTTCTACGCCATAATCGCCAAATTAGAGTGATTGGTTTTGATGATGCTCCTTTTGAGCGTCATACAAGCAAGCCGGTTGCTGTTGCGGGAGTGGTTTGTAGCTTAACTCGTTTTGAAGGAATGTTGTGGGGACATATACAAGCTGACGGATGGGATAGCACCGAGCAACTAGCCCAAATGCTGCTCTCAAGTAAATTTCATGCTCAACTTCATCTGGTCTTGTTAGACGGGATTAGCATGGGAGGTTTGAATTTAATCGAGCTACCTAATTTAGCTCAACAAATACAATTACCCTGTGTCGCTGTGATGAGAAAATTCCCTAAGTTGTCGAAAATGAAAGCAGCAATTTCTCTTTTACCTGAGCCTGAAAAAAGATTACAAATCTTAGCCCAAGCAGGAGAAATTCAGGTTCAGCCACCTTTCTATTTTCAGGTTTGTGGGCTGAGTGCAGTCTTGACAGCTCGAATATTGCAACGTTTAACAGATAAGGGAAATGTGCCAGAAGCTCTAAGAATAGCCCATCTAATTACTTCTGCTGTGCTCAATGGAGAAAGTGGAAAACGTGCTTAA
- a CDS encoding PleD family two-component system response regulator, whose protein sequence is MVKILVVDDTPSTRQLISGYLQENGHQVIEAEDGKEALAKAIDNSPDVIITDVVMPEMNGFELCRSLKKKPETQGARIVVCTSKNQDIDRLWGMKQGADVYLTKPFTREDIMKAITSLNL, encoded by the coding sequence ATGGTAAAAATTTTAGTCGTTGATGATACTCCTTCAACCAGACAATTAATTTCGGGATACTTGCAAGAAAATGGTCATCAAGTAATTGAAGCTGAGGATGGCAAAGAAGCGTTGGCTAAAGCTATTGATAATAGTCCTGATGTAATTATTACTGATGTAGTAATGCCCGAGATGAATGGTTTTGAATTATGTCGCAGTCTGAAAAAAAAGCCTGAAACTCAGGGAGCAAGAATTGTTGTTTGTACCTCTAAAAATCAAGATATAGATCGTCTTTGGGGTATGAAACAAGGTGCAGATGTATATCTTACTAAACCTTTTACTAGAGAAGATATTATGAAAGCAATAACCTCTCTAAATCTTTAG
- a CDS encoding response regulator, with amino-acid sequence MTAELTPNQISVNQFTASKQIQLFKDLKQGLFSGQVIIKDYQANVWTFFLYFGRILYVTGGTHPVRRWRRNLAVFFPQITAQLSQELASTIITISQKQIISWDYQLLYLWVEQGKANREQATKMIRSIVTEVLFDITQAQDIVYSFISESESTEFRIAMIDSEQQVIEAWKIWQQWQQTKIADSSPNLAPIIKQLETLPEKVGEKTYQTLSRFMNGKQTLRDLAIRKQTDLILATRSIIPYIQLGLIELIEIDDLPLPIKILTTPNKQASPSQPGEVDNIEISFATGENDLNQEIKPEKNKLLVACIDKNAIICQIIKKIITNAGYAYVSYNDPLQAIAAVLDSKPDLVFINVELTEISGYDVCNELRQLEYFHKTPIILFSKNINLVDRMKAKMAGCSELFNQPLDAKSLLSTIDRYAKI; translated from the coding sequence ATGACCGCTGAGTTGACTCCTAATCAAATATCAGTTAATCAATTTACCGCTTCAAAACAAATTCAACTATTCAAAGATCTCAAACAAGGTCTTTTTAGTGGTCAAGTAATTATTAAAGACTACCAAGCTAATGTTTGGACATTTTTTCTCTACTTTGGCAGAATTCTTTACGTAACAGGGGGAACTCATCCAGTTAGAAGATGGCGTCGAAATCTTGCTGTTTTTTTTCCTCAAATAACGGCTCAGTTATCACAAGAACTGGCATCTACGATAATTACAATTAGTCAAAAGCAAATTATTAGTTGGGATTACCAACTACTTTACTTGTGGGTCGAACAAGGAAAAGCTAATCGCGAACAAGCAACTAAAATGATTCGCTCCATAGTCACAGAAGTCCTGTTTGACATTACTCAAGCCCAAGATATTGTTTATTCCTTCATATCTGAATCGGAATCAACAGAATTTAGAATTGCGATGATCGATTCAGAACAACAAGTTATTGAAGCTTGGAAAATTTGGCAACAATGGCAACAAACTAAAATTGCTGATAGTTCTCCTAATCTGGCTCCCATAATTAAACAACTGGAAACTCTACCAGAGAAAGTAGGTGAAAAAACTTATCAAACATTGAGTAGATTTATGAATGGTAAACAAACTTTAAGGGATTTAGCCATTCGTAAACAAACTGATTTAATATTAGCAACCCGCTCCATCATTCCTTATATCCAACTAGGTTTAATCGAATTAATTGAGATTGACGATTTACCTTTACCAATCAAAATTCTGACGACACCAAATAAACAAGCATCACCATCCCAACCGGGTGAAGTAGATAATATTGAAATATCTTTTGCTACTGGGGAAAATGATTTAAATCAGGAGATTAAACCAGAAAAAAATAAATTATTAGTTGCTTGTATTGATAAAAACGCCATAATCTGCCAAATAATCAAGAAAATTATTACTAATGCCGGATATGCTTATGTCAGCTACAACGATCCTTTACAGGCGATCGCTGCTGTTCTTGATAGTAAGCCGGATTTAGTATTTATTAATGTTGAGCTTACAGAAATTAGTGGTTATGATGTTTGCAACGAGTTACGACAACTCGAATATTTTCATAAAACTCCCATAATTTTATTTAGCAAAAATATTAACCTGGTAGATCGGATGAAAGCGAAAATGGCTGGTTGTTCTGAACTATTTAATCAGCCTCTTGACGCTAAATCTCTACTTAGTACAATCGACAGATATGCCAAGATATAA
- a CDS encoding response regulator — protein sequence MSEDKELQVRLQFLEEAREYIDDMESGLLGLGSGQVNPQQIDSVLRAAHSIKGGAAMMRFPHLSHLAHRLEDFFKVLKVGKTDAVDSQLETWLLSGADFLRQVIAFNRQQIPVDQQWLEETVNPLFDRLHERLGDPQPEDAAALLSAEVGEDMSTLIFETEVEETLSQLESIVGDADVNSLNQELLNAAQELSGLGEMLELPAFAELCQSTIDHLEATPDKSRLIATAALQAWRRSQALILVGQAEVIPHTLQLEAEEHDADVRETSPQLELLAEEAEEDLDFSELDRIIETENIEDETLDLFTSLDDLVATPKNLINAVASTPIASQEQPEVEQNVIPPAQLDAVAVVSEERTQTIRVDVKQLEQLSDLFGEIAIERNGLNLRINSLNNLVDLLRQRIKTLEQSNFKLRIAYDKVATDNINLQSNSAQAGNKAINATVVNQGNVITAQPTLAKISLLHQPRQYFDSLEMDSYSDIHLLSQEVMETVVQLQEVAQDIKLSLEDTDKNAKQLDRASKQMQNTITRVRMRPISDVLNRFPRALRDLEIKHGKKVQLKIRGGSTLVERSVLEVLNDPLLHLFRNAFDHGIESPEVRLAANKPAQGSINISAVHRGNQTIITISDDGGGIDINKVKAKAIAMGIDEADLANASKLEILDLIFEPGFSTAEQVTDLSGRGVGMDVVRTNIEQIKGTIQVNTQLGIGTSFIIKVPFSLSVERVLLVESNGILMAFPTSLIEEMLILDSQMVSHNEQGQEILISEEIEIRLIRLNQWLHLSSFAYNSGTELETEPTIEEPTVLIIAVDDERLVGIQIDRYWQEEEVTVRSVEGNIAFPPGFSGCIVLGDGRVVPLVDAIGLINWIETEPDISTSRLSAVDLEASKVTRTPLALPRPTIMIIDDSINVRRFLALTLEKADYQVEQAKDGQDALDKIKAGVSPRAIVCDIEMPRLDGFGFLGRLKAEPQYKNLPVIMLTSRSGEKHRQLAMNLGATDYFSKPFKEKTLISTLKKITK from the coding sequence ATGTCCGAGGATAAAGAACTTCAAGTACGACTGCAATTTCTCGAAGAAGCCAGAGAATATATCGATGATATGGAGTCTGGATTATTAGGGTTAGGCTCTGGTCAAGTTAATCCCCAGCAGATTGATAGCGTTTTGCGGGCTGCTCACTCTATCAAAGGAGGTGCCGCCATGATGAGATTTCCCCATCTATCTCATCTAGCTCACCGTCTGGAGGATTTTTTTAAAGTACTGAAAGTTGGCAAAACCGATGCAGTTGACAGTCAACTTGAGACTTGGTTATTGTCTGGAGCCGATTTTCTACGGCAAGTTATTGCTTTTAATCGTCAGCAAATACCTGTCGATCAGCAGTGGTTAGAGGAAACAGTCAATCCACTATTTGATCGACTTCATGAACGTCTAGGAGATCCGCAACCAGAAGATGCGGCGGCTTTGCTATCGGCAGAAGTTGGGGAAGATATGAGTACCCTAATTTTTGAGACTGAAGTAGAAGAAACACTATCTCAATTAGAATCGATTGTAGGGGATGCAGATGTAAATAGTCTCAATCAAGAACTACTGAATGCAGCACAGGAATTAAGTGGTTTGGGAGAAATGCTGGAACTTCCTGCTTTTGCCGAATTATGTCAATCTACCATTGACCATTTAGAGGCTACCCCAGACAAATCTCGTTTAATTGCCACAGCAGCGCTCCAAGCTTGGAGGCGATCGCAAGCACTAATTTTAGTTGGACAAGCGGAGGTTATTCCCCATACTCTGCAACTAGAAGCGGAGGAACACGATGCCGATGTCAGAGAAACCTCTCCTCAATTAGAGCTTCTGGCTGAGGAAGCGGAAGAAGATTTAGATTTTTCGGAACTTGACCGCATCATTGAAACCGAGAATATCGAAGACGAAACTCTAGATTTATTTACCTCTCTTGACGATTTGGTTGCTACTCCTAAAAACTTAATCAACGCTGTAGCTAGCACTCCAATCGCCAGCCAAGAGCAGCCAGAAGTCGAACAAAATGTTATACCTCCTGCACAATTAGATGCTGTAGCTGTAGTTAGCGAGGAAAGAACTCAAACCATTCGCGTCGATGTTAAACAGCTAGAACAATTAAGTGATTTATTTGGGGAAATTGCGATAGAACGTAACGGTTTAAACTTACGCATCAATAGTTTGAACAATTTAGTTGATTTACTACGTCAAAGAATCAAAACTCTAGAACAATCTAACTTTAAGCTGCGTATTGCTTACGATAAAGTAGCAACTGATAACATTAATCTTCAATCCAACTCAGCCCAAGCTGGTAATAAAGCTATTAATGCAACGGTAGTTAATCAGGGCAATGTCATAACTGCTCAACCAACACTAGCCAAAATATCTCTTCTGCATCAGCCTCGGCAATATTTCGATAGTTTGGAAATGGATAGCTATAGTGATATTCATTTACTTTCCCAAGAAGTAATGGAAACTGTGGTTCAGCTTCAGGAAGTAGCTCAAGATATTAAACTGAGCTTAGAAGATACTGATAAAAATGCCAAACAGTTAGATCGGGCAAGTAAGCAGATGCAGAATACGATTACTCGTGTTCGGATGCGCCCCATATCCGACGTGCTAAATCGTTTCCCTCGTGCCTTGAGAGACTTAGAAATAAAGCATGGTAAAAAGGTACAACTCAAAATTCGTGGTGGTTCTACTCTAGTAGAACGCTCAGTCTTGGAAGTACTAAATGATCCCTTGCTACATTTATTTCGTAATGCTTTCGATCATGGTATTGAATCTCCTGAGGTCAGATTAGCAGCTAATAAGCCAGCCCAAGGCTCAATTAATATTAGTGCAGTTCATCGTGGTAATCAGACCATAATTACCATCAGCGATGACGGTGGTGGTATCGATATTAATAAAGTCAAAGCCAAAGCGATCGCTATGGGTATTGATGAAGCAGACTTGGCAAATGCTAGCAAATTAGAAATCTTAGATTTAATTTTTGAACCAGGTTTTAGTACCGCAGAACAGGTTACAGACCTTTCAGGACGAGGGGTGGGGATGGACGTTGTGCGAACTAATATTGAGCAAATCAAAGGTACAATCCAAGTAAATACTCAGTTGGGAATAGGTACCAGCTTCATTATTAAAGTTCCTTTCAGTCTCTCGGTAGAGCGAGTTTTGTTAGTGGAAAGTAATGGCATCTTAATGGCTTTTCCGACTAGCTTGATTGAAGAGATGCTGATACTAGATTCTCAGATGGTCAGCCACAATGAACAGGGTCAAGAAATCCTTATTTCCGAAGAAATAGAAATTAGGCTAATTCGCTTAAATCAATGGTTACACTTATCTAGTTTTGCTTACAATTCCGGCACTGAACTAGAAACTGAACCAACCATTGAAGAACCAACGGTGCTAATCATTGCGGTGGATGATGAGCGTTTAGTGGGAATTCAAATTGATCGCTATTGGCAAGAAGAAGAAGTTACGGTGCGTTCGGTGGAGGGTAATATTGCTTTTCCCCCAGGATTTTCAGGATGTATTGTTTTGGGAGATGGTCGAGTTGTACCTTTGGTAGATGCAATTGGTTTAATTAACTGGATTGAAACAGAACCCGATATTTCAACTTCTAGATTATCTGCTGTCGATCTCGAAGCAAGCAAAGTAACCCGAACTCCATTAGCTCTTCCTCGTCCTACGATCATGATTATCGATGACTCGATCAATGTGCGTCGTTTCTTAGCTCTAACCTTAGAAAAAGCTGATTATCAAGTGGAACAAGCTAAAGATGGTCAAGATGCTCTCGACAAAATTAAGGCAGGTGTATCTCCTCGAGCGATAGTTTGCGATATTGAGATGCCACGCCTCGATGGTTTTGGCTTTTTAGGTCGTCTGAAAGCTGAACCGCAGTATAAAAATCTGCCTGTAATTATGTTAACTTCTCGTAGTGGTGAAAAACATCGCCAACTAGCCATGAATTTAGGAGCAACAGATTATTTTAGTAAACCATTTAAAGAAAAGACTTTAATCTCTACCCTCAAAAAAATTACTAAGTAA